The Diabrotica undecimpunctata isolate CICGRU chromosome 3, icDiaUnde3, whole genome shotgun sequence genome includes the window AGATAGCTCTGCGGCTGACTTTGTAAGCCGAAGGcactcagctaggaattaaataCACTGGCGTGCAAAATTAAACGAACACTTaaatttttcctaaaaactggcGTTTAAAAAAGTTAAAGGTATTCCCAATTGAGtatttattcataaaaaagaTTATAAGTCAAATATAGTACAATTCAAAAATGTTACACAGAAAAAAcggtaaacaatttaaaaaatttgaaaaactgcaaagaaatagaaattattatttttttaaatatgaacatTTTTTATGGAAAACGACATTTAGTAGAGTGTATTACCTCCACGAGCCCTAATTACGGCTTTCATTCGATCAGGCATACTTCAGATTAAGGCAGCAAAATATGTTTGAGGGATTTGCTCCCATTCGTCACGAACTGCTTGCTCCAAATCATTCatggtttcaaactcaccatggTTATGTCGAATACGTTGTCCCAGAATATCCcatgcatgctctattggatttaagtctgcacTCCTTCGGGACAATGGTAATAAACGAATCCCAACATCATCCAAGTATTCCCGTGTTTTTCTTGCGATGTGcggacgagcattatcttgcatcagaCGAAAGTTTTCTTCAACGAATGGGGCAAatgatcttccaaacattgcTGAATATACCGTTAAGCGTTTAATTTGTCCccttgaattgtaacaagttctgtatGAGCCTCTAGGGAAATGCTTGCCCACACCATTATACCCGCTCAACCAAATTTAACTCTCAGAGTAAAACAGcattgctgataacgttcacTAGCTCTTCTTCATATTCTAGGTCGGCCATCtgatgagtatctgttaaatcttgattTATCCATGAAAAGCTCAGCACTCCAATCGTCAGCATTCCAATTAAGATGTTCGCGAGCGAAGTTGTTGCCGAAGACGTTGCTGAAGTCTTCATCTGCTGTTAATAGAGGTCCCGTGACAGGTATTCTGGACTTTAATTCATATTCATTTAAG containing:
- the LOC140435805 gene encoding uncharacterized protein, encoding MHYKDFGKQDNTPGGQVKADEETTSQVEDRFLRLQALCDRALSAPVPVQRLNNVHRTTVFIYTVRKRLNEYELKSRIPVTGPLLTADEDFSNVFGNNFAREHLNWNADDWSAELFMDKSRFNRYSSDGRPRI